acgaagatcatatcagacgaaccatcacaacataatatacatgctattccctttgcctcacgatatttggtctagcttcaagccgaccgctctttctcgatcctgtgattcggaatccctttgtaggttaactcttaaccgtacgtagcatggccatgcattttcggatccgatcactcgaggggcccagagatatcactctcaatcagagaggggcaaatcccatcttgattgaccatgtttcatagcatgcttcttgacaaacccgaaagctacctttataactaccctgttacggcgtagcgtttgatagcccctaagtaggtcgatccacatctagaatacatgcgacaatctcaggtctaaggacaaagcgtatatgttgtttaaagagagaactacttctcgtgttgggtcagtcctaacacatgtctccacatgtgtccacattattagttcaacatctccatgtccatgacttgtgaaacatagtcatcaactaatacatatgctagtctaatattcatgtgtgtcctcacatgaactccgactagggacaactttagaataaccatacaagtaaagagtttcacatacaattcacataattgcaaatcaattcaagtagcctttaatggatattcaatgaacacaatatacaaatcatggatacaaatggaatatcatcatctctatgattgcctctagggcatacctccaacaggaaaTAGCCATTTAGTATTGACAAGATAAAGCAATGAAGAACTGGCATAGTGTAGGATGATGACTTGCATCAACACACTGTTACTGACAGGATTAAAACGACGTACACTCAGCGTCAGCAGCAACACAGCCTTGTGTTTGCAAACATTGCAAACGGCGACCACCAGATAACGACAAATATCAGCAGTCGTCTACTCGTCTGACGACATGGGCCACACGGAGAACGGTAGCGAGACGTCCTTAGCTAcggcggcggaagcggcggAGATGCTGGCGGCCAAGGAGAAGAGCTTGGACCTGTTCGCCTGATCGCAGAAACTGCCGGCGGTGCCAGTGCAGGCGCTGATCTGCGGACCGTAGGCGACGACCGCCGAGAACACGGCGCCCGTGGCCGTGTTGAGCAGCGCCGGCACGGCGACGTCGATGGCAACCAGGATGACACGGGGGAGCTTTGgcgcctcgtcgtcgccgtcgccgcccttaCCAACCTGTAGGTAGATCCCGGCCGCCTCCAGGATAGTCGCCGCGATGTTTACCCATGCCAGGTAGCTGCATGTAGAATACATGATCAGACTGCACGCACGCATGGAGGTGGCAAGTAAGGAGTCATATCATACTTACACAAATGGTGGGTAGTTTTTGAAGGTGACGGTGACCCTGGAACCGTGGGGCTCGAAGATGGAGCActcgctcgccgtcgccatgaCGACCGCCGAGGTGAGCGCCAGCACCATCGTGGACAGGCGGAACAGGAGGGTCACCGCCTTGGAGCCATTTGGCTCCTCGTTCATGGCATGACAGCCGGATCCCATGGCGATCGACACACTCGCGCTGTGGAAATCAAGATGAGAAGAATTCAAAGGCatgattgattttttttttctgatgtgAAGTTAAGGCGCTGGAGATGTGGTTCATTCCAGTAGTCCAGTAGATTAATCCTACCCTGTTATTTTTCTTGGTTTCTGCTGGCATATTACAATAGTTTTATAGTATCTACCAAATGGCTCTCACTGCTGAGGTTTCTCGCCCGGCCGAAATGGTTTTACCACCTCAACACATATAGAAAACACCTCGAAAATTTCGAGACCTAGTTGAACAATTTCCGAGAGCTATCCTTATCCAACAATTTTTGAAAATATAGCAAGAATCACTGTAATGCGAGTGTTGTACACATATGTGAACGTCTGAATCTATTTGTGTCCTTCACAAATTCTAAAGCATAATCCAACAAGGACGTACGCGAACCAGAAAGGAACAGAAAAGTAATGAAAACATTGAGAATGTACCTTGTTGGCTGAGGGTTTAGTGAGGAATGTTGCTAGCTTGGAGCATCTATTTATGGACGGAACAAGCGAAGCTAGCTGCCTTGTCAAATGGCTAGGCTTACTTGGCTCGTCAAGTACTGATGCCCCACATGTTGACACGTCATGTCAGCATTGACGAGCTGCGTAATTTAATAAATGGAAAAAGCATAACTAGTTTTATAGGAGTTTTGTGTAAACTAAATATAGGGACACATCAGGTAATCTGAtgacgtggtagaaaatttaaGAGGAGGGACAAGGAGCCTCTTGACACAGAAATCATGTCTTGAAATTAAATGTTAAACTATGAAACAGCAACACGATGGTATGCATTGGAGGGGTAGATTAAAACACAGTTTCATTTTTCTCTTGGTGATCGACGTAGCTATCTTGGAAATATCAAAACGAAATCCTCCACTGGATTAGCTTAATAAACAAAACTCCTGGAATTGCCTGAACTGTACAGGGCAAGTCTCCCTGTCTCTTGGCCGTTTCGTCAGTCCGTTTTGATGCAATACATGGTACTCGCTCATGCCCTGCCGACGAGGTCAGTCAGAGGAAAGAGTAATCCAAGTCTCCGCTGAAAGGCTAGCAATGTCTCTTGTACCCATGCTCGTTTGTCACGATTCTATAGCAGCCTGCCGGTGTCGCCATTAGAAAGCAGAGTCCTTGTAATGAAGCGACGACTTGTGTTGAACTTGGCCCGCCGATTTGCTGGCAAAGGACTTGGTGCGAAGCACCTAACAAACAATCGACCGCTGAACGGtcaaagaaaagagaaaatatcAGCAAACAAACAATTCAAAGAAAAAGCACGGCGCAGACGAAAGACAGTCACCGATCGCCGATTAGCACCACCACCGAGCAACATACTCCCCGGTAACACAATTGCCATGGCATCCTGCACCACCCATCATGGCTACGCCGCCCCGCTGCTGCCCTCACAACGGAGTGGGGACTAAGGGTGGTGAAGAATGCACAAGCCAAAGCGCACCGGAAACAATGACCTTCCTTGAAGCTGATGGTGACACTGACAGCACATCCGAGCTCCACATTCCACCATCCAACAATGTCCAAGGGGAGGAATCCTTGGAGGGGAATGGCGGAAGGAGTGGAAACACTACCCAGCAAATTGATTTGCTGGCACCACCAACAAGAAGAACGCCGACGAAGTAGAGGTGCTGGAGGAGAATACTCACCAAACCACGATAGCAGCCAACATCCAATGCTAGCCTTATCCATGAAGAGTAGGAGGGAGAAGCCATAGAGCAGGCATGGGTGCACTGCTAGCAAATAGGGACCTCAGTAGACGACGCCACATGTAGGGCGGGACATTAGAGATGTCGTTGCTGCCGGTCTGGTAGCACGGGAGCAAGGTTTTCACCTTGGAGGCCCCCAAGGTATAGAAAGGGGAGGAGCACGACGATGCCTTCAGGAAGGTAAATGGCACCAAGCAGCATCATCATTGTTAGCCGGGCGAGCCGAGCATGGCTTTCACCAAGGGCTCCCTCACCAATCCCACACATAGCGCCGGTGCTGATGAACCCGTGGCTTCGTGTTGTGCCGGGGGGCTGTGGCCCAGCACCCGTGCCTACCTTGGAGCACACTGGCGCCACCAGCAAAAGGAGGGCACAGAGGGCATGACCGTGACATTCAGCAAGAAATCCCTGTTCAAGTATGTAAATTGTCTTCACCTTGTTGGAATATTTAATTCTTGTTATGACCAATTTCATCCACATGCTACCAATCCATCGATGTCAAATCTCTTCTCATTTAGTATATAAGAATTTGCAGACAAGGAAGATACAGGCTCGAGTCATCCGGTGCAGAACCATCCAAGTATAAAGGATCAGCTATTAGCCCTCCTGCAGCTGCTGCGTCAAGGCACATCTTTACTCCTAGAAAACGTTGAGCCGATTCAAAGGTTATTCAGACAAATCAGAACTCATCTGACTAATGAATTAATGGCATCATTAACTCCTACAGGCTTAATTGAATCCCACTATTCCGAAGTCCAGAGAGCCAAAAAAAGCATCGTCGATAGATGTCAGGCCAATGCTCAATTGGACACTGTCAAGTTGAAGGCTAAAGAGGTGAAACAAGAAATTAAGAGCTTTGACGCCTCTCTCTCCTCAGATGCACATATCCTACAGACCTTGGAGACCGAAAGAGACTAGCTGATGCTTGAATTAGATCGAGTAAACAAAGCAATTGCAAAAGCTCAAGGCTGGCTCAATGATTACCCCATCGCtatccaggagaagaagaaagaattgGCTGCCTCCATCAACCAAGTGCGTCATCAGCATCGGCAAATTAATGATATCCCTGGCTCTGATGAACAAGACATGCAGTTGATAGCCGATGTTGACCAGATCTGCCTGCGCGTGGTAGAGGCCATTGAAAAGTTCTTGTAAAGAATAATGAAATCTGCTTTAATCTTCATCCTTAACTTGTGCATAATTATTTCACCCTTTGAAAGCAACCCTTCAATGCCATCTTTACTTTTCTTGATCTAACACAATGAATCATCTTTACCTCTCTAGGCCAGGCCAAACCAAACGTCAGAAGAATACTATTTCACCTGGCCAAAACTGAAAGATTCCTGCCATTATATCACGAGCCCACCGTACTGCCTTGGCTACACTCCGACAATCTTGATATAAATAGACCACCTGTGTTGGCACTTTTCACCATCAAAAAACAATGGCTCAAAGAATAGGACCCGTAGGCTGGAAACTCATAGTATTTGAAGCTCATAGAAGACCCATGACCACtagatgctagaagaattcttgtGAACTAGACtaggatgctccttcccttcgcaatCTCTTTTGTGAAGCTAGGAGGTCACGATGCATGAAGAATCCTCATGACGTACGTCCATTACCATCTTGAGTGAGCTTCTCGAACATGCCAGAATAGAAGGACTCCACCCCTCATCAAACTTGCACTTCCTCTTGTATTTTCTTTGCATTTTTTGTTCTAAAGGTGATATCCCAAGATATCGGCTATCTAAAGACGATAAATATAATCATCAGCTTTTGTAAAAAAGTTCGCACGACAAAGCTTATTGATATACTTTTATTGGCAATACTCTTTACTATAGTGAgaacatattttttatattttttgtgcTAAAGGTGATATCAACAGATATCGGCTATCTAATACGATAAGTTGCTCATCAACTTTTACATATTGTCGGCTTTGACTCATTACCCATGAATATTACAATTTAACAAGTCAGCCTACAGACATGTTTTTATTTACTCTTCCTCGCCATCTGCTTGACCTGTTTGGAACAAGAAACTTGCAGCATCCATGAATTCATCCGCTTTCCCAAACTTTTCCAGACAAGTAGCGCACCTTGTCACACTTCCAGAAAGGAACATCAGCTACAGCGATGGTAGCAGTTTCATCTGCCGGCATGATTTCCACCATATCTCCATCCCATTGAATTAACAATTGATGCATTGTGGACGGaatacaacaatttgcatgCATTCAGTCTCGACCCAAGAGAAGATTGTATGAACATTTACCATCGACGATGAAAAAGGTAGTAAGCAAAGTTTTGCTACCAATCATCAATTCGACGTTCAAGACCCTTTCAACTTTTGACCACTTCCCCTCAAAGTCTTTCTGGACCCTGTTAGTCTTCATCAAATCTTTTGGAGTCTTTCCAAGCTTGCAGTAAGTAGCGCATGACATAATGTTGACAGCAGAACCACCATCAACCAACATCTTGGACAATGGCCGACCATCAACATGTCCCTTCATGTATAAAGGTTTCAAGTGTCGATGCTTTTCCACCTCTGGTTTCTCAAATAAAGCTTGCTGAGCTAGTAGGACCAATTGAGCAACCTCCTCTTCATCGCTATGACATATCCCAAACTCAGCAGGCAAAATAAAAACCATATCAATTTCAGTCGATGCCTCTTTGCCTTTGTCTGATTGCTTGATGCGCCACTCCAAGTGTTGTTCCTTATATCGCAAGCGTTGAACCCTTCTTATCTGAGTCTTGGTCAATCCTTCTAGGCACCAACGCTATCCAGGAATTAGCTTCTCTTGACGTCTGATACGTTTCTCCTTGGATTCATCAATGAAAATAGACTTACACCTTGGAGGATAGTTCAATCTTTCATGCACAGATCAGACTTCTTCGTGCTCATTAGAATCCTCGACTACCTGACGATGTCCTGC
This genomic window from Setaria viridis chromosome 8, Setaria_viridis_v4.0, whole genome shotgun sequence contains:
- the LOC117833793 gene encoding CASP-like protein 1U2; this translates as MGSGCHAMNEEPNGSKAVTLLFRLSTMVLALTSAVVMATASECSIFEPHGSRVTVTFKNYPPFVYLAWVNIAATILEAAGIYLQVGKGGDGDDEAPKLPRVILVAIDVAVPALLNTATGAVFSAVVAYGPQISACTGTAGSFCDQANRSKLFSLAASISAASAAVAKDVSLPFSVWPMSSDE